The window ctctttttttttttttttaagtgaggcaattggggttaaatgacgtgcccagggtcacacagctagtaagtgttaagtgtctgaggccggatttgaactcaggtactcctgactccagggccagtgctctatccactgtgccacctagctgcccttatccaACTCTTAATCCTAATGAATTTGATTCTGTTGACTCACAACTTCTCCAGATTATCCTGATCACTGTGATTCCTGCGCCTGTCCTATAGAAGGGGCTACAAACCAAACCTTAGCCAGCAGCCAGCCCTCATCATTGAACTTGATGATGACACCATGTAGCTCATTGTGACTTcaacattcaattcaataaatgtttattaagtgcctacaatgtgcaaggccttgtgctaggtgctaggaacataaagacaagaatgaaaccaTCCTTTCCCCCAAGGAACTTAACCTCTACTGAGAGGACACAACAGGTATATAAATAAGCAcagtataagaaaactgaggagggagagagaatactAATGATTCCAGGATCTGGGAAGGTTTCCCAGATGAAATAACTCCTGAGtttaattttaaaggaaagttTAGGGGTTCTGATAGGCAAAGCTAATGATCAAGTTCATTCAGGCAATGATGAGTGACTTCATAGTTCATAGAGCTGAAAGAAGCATTGTCAAGATGAGGGAATGGATAGTAATCCAATCTGACAAATATACGGAATGGCAGGGAGTAGTATGAAGCAAAGCCAAAAAGGGAGGTGGGAGCTAGGTTATAGAGGGCCTTCAATGCCCAGTTCTGGGCACTCATGAGGAACTACtgaatgtttttctttccctttttttggatttttccaattatttgcaaaaacaatttttatcatttttaaaaaaatttgagtttcaatttctttttctctttcctttcccttccctctccctaagaaggcaagcaattttatataggttatgcatatgttgtcatagaaaacatttccatattagtcatgttgtgaaagaaaacagacaaaaaaatcccaacaaaaataaatacagtttttttttttttaagaaaagtaggcttcaatctgcattcagaatccatcaattttttctgtggaggtgattaacttttcatttatttattgtcctttggaattgtcttgcatcattatattgctgagaataactaagtcattcacagttcttcatggaacAAAATTGCttattgtatacaacattctcttggttctgttcacttcactatgcatcagttcatgtaagtctttccagctttttctgaaagcatcagGTTCATTATTTCTTGgggcacaatagtatttcaatcacaaccatacaccacaacttgttcagcaattccccagttgatgggcatctcttcaatttccaattctttgccaccacaaaaagagccactacaaatatttttgtatatataagtccttttggtcccctcctgcccccacctttttaatctctttgggatatagacctagtagtggtattggtgggtcaaagattatgcacagtttcatagtcctttggacatagttccaaattattttccataatggttggatcagttcataactccaacaACCATGCTTTAgtgtccaatttttccacatcccctcctacatttatcattttccttttctctcatattagccaatctaataggatgaggtggtacctcagtgatGTTTTaacttgcctttctctaatcaatagtgatttagaacattttttcatatgactatagatagctttaatatcttcttctgaaaacttcctgttcctatcctttgaccatttatctctttttttttttttttgtggggcagtcggggttaagtgacttgcccagggtcacacagctagtaagtgttaagtctgaggctggatttgaactcaggtactcctgaatccagggctggtgctctatccactgcgccacccagctgccccctttgaccatttatcaattggggaataatttatgttcttataaatttgattcagttctctatatattttagaaatgaagccttcatcagagaaacttactgtaaattttttcacagttattatactgtgtatttccctctatcctattttttcttatttatacttttctttttcttccctttcaccctttccctcctcagaagtgttttgcttctgaccactgcctcccccaatctgtccttccttctcagccccatccccttctcttatccccttttctttttatttccctgtagggcaagatagatttctatacccaatagagtatgtatgttatttcctctttgagccaattctgatgaaagtaaggttcaagcattgtctgccatttcccatcttccccttcactgtaaaagctcttttgtgcctCTCTTTTGTGAGacaatttatcccattctacctcttccttctttcttcttccagtgcatccctatttctcatcccttaattttattttttaagatgtgATCCCATCATAGTTAACCCATACCCATgacctctgtctatgtatactccttctaactgccctaatactaaTAAAGTTTTTAGAGTTATAAGTATGATCTTCCTATAtagagatgtaaacagtttaatcttatcgAATCCcttatgggtcctttttcctctttacaattttatgcttttcttgaattttgtatttgaaaatcaaattttggagcagctaggagtacctgagttcaaatccagcctcagacacttgacacttactagttgtgtgatcctgggcaagtcacttaactcacattgcccctcaaaaaaaaaattaaattttctattcaactctggccaggaatgcttggaagtcctctatttaattgaatatccattttctctctgaaggattatacacagttttactgggtagttgattctttattgtaatcctagttcctttgcccttcaggatattatattccaagcattCTGATTCTTTagcatggaagctgctaaatcttgtgtgatcctaactgtgaCTCCACAATAGTTGAATcgtttccttctggctgcttgaaatattttcttcttaaccaaggagctctggaatttgcttATAATACGCCTGaagattttcattttggtatctcaggaggtgatcagtggattctatcaatttctattttaccctctggttctaggatatcaaattagttttccttggtaatttcttgaaatatgatgtctgggctaaattttttttatcttggttttcagtaattttaaaattatctctcttcaatctactttctaggtcagttgtttttccaatgagatatttcacatcttctatttttcatctttattgtttcttttcttttgtgggacaatgacggttaagtgacttgcccagagtcacacagctagtaagtgtcaagtgtctgagggtggatttgaactcaggtcctcctgaatccaggtccagtgctctatccactgtgccacctagatgcccctttctttattgtttcttaatgtctgatggagtcattagctttcacttggaCAATTCAAattattaaggaattattttcttcactgagttTTTGtaactacttttccatttggctaattccactttttaaggagttcttttcttcagtgagtttttgtatatcttttaccatttgatctttttttttttttttttttttgcggggcaatggggttaagtgacttgcccagggtcacacagctagtaagtgtcaagtgtctgaggccggatttgaactcaggtacttctgactccagggccggtgttctatccactgtgccacctagcctcccctgatctattctttttaaaaaggtattattttctttagtatttttttgtaccttcttttcaaatctgttgactttttttcataattttcttttatcactctcatttcttttcccaatttttcctccacctctcttacttgattttttttttggtggggcaatgaggattaagtgacttacccagggtcacacagctagtaagtgtcaagtgtctgaggtcaggtctgaactcaggtactcctgaatccagggccagtgctctatccactgcgctacctagctgccctctcttatttgattttaaaaatcctttttgagctctcccaggatttttttttttggatctgagactaattcacatttttctttgagtttttgcTTGTagctataaaaaatttttttcaatatttagaattttatttttcccaattacatgtaaaaaacaaattttgacatcaatttaataaaaaacactttgtgttccaaattctcttccttggggcagctaggtggagcagtggataaagcactggtcctggattcaggaggacctgaattcaaatccagcctcagacacttgacacttactagctgtgtgaccctgggcaagtcacttaaccctcattgccctgcaacccccccaaaacaaaacaaattctcttcccccccgccccccaaactcaagcaattctatataagctatacatgagcacttatgcaaaacatttccacattagtcacattgtaaaagaaaacagacaaaaacaaaacttcagataaaggaattaacaaaaaaattatgcttcaatctgtattcggatactatcagttctctctctgtagatggattgcatttttcataagatctttagagttgtcttggatcattgaattgctgaaaataaccaagtcatttatAGCaaatcatctcacaatattactgttattttatatacagtacattttactttgcatcaggttatgtaggtctttccaggtttttctgatagcatcctgctcatcttttttttatagtaaactacacttatatagtactttattattattattattatttattttttagtgatgcaattgaggttaagtgacttgcccagggtcacacagctagtaagtgttaactgtctgaggccggatttgaactcaggtactcctgactccagggctggtgctctatccactgtaccacctagctgcccctatatagtactttaaagagaagtttccttacaataaacccatgaggttgattatagCAGTGATATCTAGAGGTTGGATTAGAGGAAGGAAGATCTATTTGGAGGCCATTATAATAGTCCAGGGTGTGATAATGAGAGTGTGTTCTAGAGTGGTGGCAATGGGACTAGAGGAGAGAACAGATCTAAGAGATATTGTAAATATGGAATCAATGGGACTTGATTTCTTATTGGatatgagaggagagagagagagagagagagagagagagagagagagagagagagagagagactagccAAAGATGTCCATAAATTTAGGAATATTGGAGATGTTTTCAGTGTCAGACACTTATATACTATCAGAGGCAGTGCCATTGAAAGAAATAGTAAAGTTGGGAGGAAGGGCAGTGTTGGGGGAAAGAGAACTTGGGGCTTAACTTTGAAAtcttattggggaaaaaatgggcagctaggtggcgcagtggataaagcgctggctctggattcaggaggacctgaattcaaatttgacttcatacacttgactcttattagctgtgtgaccttgggcaagtcacttaaccctcattgccccaccaaaaaaaaggaatcctaTTGGGGACATCCTGATGGTGATTATCCTGAAGGTAACTAAAGATGTGAGTCTAGTAGTCAGGAAAGAATCCAGGCTAAAGATAAAGATTTGGAAGTCATGTGTGTAGGGAGCCATAGGAATTAATGAAATCACTAAATGAGCATATAGTGAAAGAAGAGGGCACGACCAAAACTGAAGTAATATATTTACTTTCTATTGGCTATTCCTGGTCCTCTGGTCCACATCCTGACTTCCTCTAGGCCTGACTTCCTTTCTGTGAGTCCCTACCCACTGGCATGTCAGAAAGTAAAAGCAATAGCAAAAATCATAGAAATCAAGTGGGCAGCAAGCCTCTGGACAATCAAGACCATGATGATGAAGAAACTCCTTTTTCTTGTATCCTTGAGGAGCCCCCCTCAAAGCaagtagctgttttgactttgttgtcttctcaGTTTATATTGTGATCTTGTCACCttagtaactttctatgattaGGGTTTTTTGggcttgtttgctcattttctagtctatttcttgacttttaacttcatgTTAAAATTTGACTCTACTTCTGGAGTGTGGGGGGGTTACTGTTCCAAGCTTTAGGTTTTCATACCGCTATTTTTGAGCTAGTTCTgagggtctgtaagttttcagttttttcagGGTGATCTAAGGAGCATTGTGGTCATTGATCTTCTTGTCTGTGAGGGACCATAAGCCCtcttttctgccctagaactgtTACCAGGATCCCAACTTCCTGGCAACTTCTTCCTCTAGTGTGTTAGTGCTCTCCTTGTCCTAATACTGTGACCCAAAACCACTTATGGGAAATGCAACAGAGTACTGCCCCCAGTACCAACAAAGGGTCCCTTGTAATCCCATTCTGATCAGTTGTCCAACCCCTTTACTTTCTGTGAGCTGAGAGCTCTGCAAGGTACTGTTGTCAATTCATTCACCCTTAAGACCTGCTGCTGTTTTGCCAGGGCATCATGGCCTGCACTGGATTGCACTCTACACATGAAAGAGAAATATCCTTCCTTCCAACCTTTTAGGCtctcttgggctggaaaattgtttcaccccatctttttgttggttatgacactccagaattttttttgaagtgctattttaaagttgtttggaggggaatttgagaGAAGTCAGGGGAGGCCCTGCCTTTACtcctgccatcttggttctgtccTCACTACTGAATGTTTTTAAGCAGGGGAGATAACATTGGCAAAACTGTGCTTTATAAGGATGACTTTAGCCCCTGTGTGGAGTatgaattggaaaagggagagaatagaGAGAATGTAAATTAGGAGTACATAACAGTAGCCTCTAGGAAAGAGATGGCAAAGGTCTGAATTGGGATGGCAGGCATAtgcatagagagaagagaatgaatatGAGAAATGGTGTGCATATAGTTTCTAGATTAATtaacaactgattagatatggtgAATAAGGAATAGACAATAGTCAAAGATAGCTTCAGGcatgtaggtggtacagtggatagagttctaggcctagTCAGCAAGATCATAGTTCAAATGTTGCcttagacatgtactagctgtatgaccttgcacaaatcacttaacactgtttgtctcagtttccttatttgtaaaatgagatggagaagaaaatggcaaaccactccagtacctttgccaagaaaacctgaaacggggtcacaaagagtcagacacaactaatcaaccaaaaaaaaaaaaaaacttgaaatgaCTGTCAGCTTTCTGGTAGTTGGTACTATGCGATTAGAGTTGAGTAGAGAAATTAAGGGTGGACATTTAAATGAATCTTTAAGCTCATTGATATGAGTACTTCCTCCAATTGCAATACATTCATCCGTGCTTACAATTTTAGAAATGTTCCCATAAATACCCCATGGAGTGTATTAACCAGAATTTGGCTCAGAATATATCCTTGAGTACTAATAGTCTTCCAAAGTTGAAATTGAACAATACTTTTGATATCAttcttttgttactgttgttccaCTCATAAGGCTCACTGAGTACAAGATAGTGAATATCATATACAATGTACATGATTTCTGATCTCTATAGCAAATTGTATGcttagcatatatatatattcctcaaAAATGCATCCTACAGAATATAATTCTCTTTCATCCAGTTTAattcttgcttttgttttaattACTTCTAATATGAGCTTCTAGTTTTTGTTCCTTCatgttaatttttccttttccttacttAGTTAACGATGTAAtagattcaaaaatgaaaaattcaaaatgaggaaattttaaaaaataatttattttctgtgtttATTATCTCTGCTTCCCACTACTTCACcactgaataataaaaaaattaaacccttataataaatatgtatagtcagaCAAAATAAATTTCCCCATTGGTTATATCTAacaatgtatgtctcattttgcatattaAATACATTACCTTTTTGGCAGGAGGTGAATCACatatttcatcttcagtcctccacactttgggtttatcattgtgtttatcaatcaattaatcaatgattagaattaaaaaacaatgaaaagttatttttctctataatgttttcATGATATAAATTTTTCTTAGTTCTCCTCACTCCACTCTGTATTAGTTTGTAGAGTTAtgtccagtttcctctgaaactatcTATTTAGTAATTTTAATGGCATAATATttcagagagcgcagttttccgatgtcctcgttgcagGAGTAACTGCACAGCCACAccgtggcctgtggctcttcagggcgctgatccatggtcgtcctcaactggtggaagcctactactactatattaATATACCATGATTTTTAACCTTTCCCCAATATGAGGACACCCAATTCAAGTTTTAGGATATTATAAAAAAGCcactacaaatatattttttttgtccatgtaagtctttttcctctctctgtgaTTTCCCCAGAGTATAGGTATAGAGTATAGGTCTGGGGAGCCAggcagtacaatggatagaatgccagacctggagttgggaagactcatttttttgaattccaagccagcctcagacacttattagctatgtgatcttaggcaaatcactcaagcctctttgcctcagtttcctcatttgcaaaatgagctggaggaggcaatggcaaaccactccagtatctttaccaagaaaaacacaaatagggtcacaaggagttAGACACAATTAAAATGATTAAACAGCAACACAGGCCTAtatggtatagctgggtcaaattATATGTTCATTTTACTTAACTTTggggggatagttccaaattacttttcagaatgaCTGGACTAATTCCATCAGTTCCTCCAATAGTTCATTGATGTGCCTGCTTTCCTtcagcccttccaacatttatcattttcctcttttgtcatctttgtcagacTGATAAGTATATCTCAAtggtattttaattttcattcctccatttattagtgatttggaatatttaaaatttttaaaagagagaagctCCTATTAGAAgtaacattgggggcagctaggtggcgcagtggatagagcgccggccctggagtcaggagtacctgagttcaaatccagcctcagacacttgatacttactagctgtgtgaccctgggcaagtcacttaaccccacttgcctcacttaaaaaaaaaaaaagaagtaatattgGCCTACTGTCATTGACACCTAATTTCCACTCATACATACACTCATatagatggagatggagacaAAAATAGTGCTAGAGATACTTAGATATGCATATGGATATAGATAAAGACATGGGTATGTAGATATAACCAAGCTTCAATCCTCCTAGTTCTATCTGAATGCCTCCTTATAGTATGCAGGTTCTGAAAAGATGTGTCAGTTGAGCACAGGCTTTGATAAATCCTATTAAGCTagaaagattaaaatataatctgTCAGGAGTTTGAGGTATATCTGATGACAATATTAATGAAGTTGAAGAAAGTCCATCATTACTATGTCTATGAAGAGAAAAATTTCAACTCCAGCAGCTCTCAAAAAACCCCCTATTAAATGTTAGAAGAGTTTCAATCTGTGTCAGTAAAGATAGTccccacatcaatgaaattataCAGATTTTTGAAGCCTTGATGCAAAGAATCAATACTGGAAGGACAAGGAAGGAACACTGGGTAAACAAGCATGGTTACTTTCAATGTCTCTGCTTTGAGTGACCTGATAGGGGATAGTCGAGGGGAAATGTTTCATGGAATGATGCAATGATGTCTAGAGTGCCAAACAGCATTTAAAAAGATGATCCACAATCtgggataaaagaaagaaagagaagtgttGAGAACAGGTTTTCTTATAAGGAACAGAGTAAGTACAGAAAGATTGGAATTGGCTTGCTTGGGAAACTAAAGTAGATAAGTTTGGCTTACATACGCTTAAATCAATTATCTGAGTTATTATTCAGCTTTACACTGCTGACCCCACTTATTCCCAATCCAAGGCAAATTCTATAGGTCATTCATTGGCCAAGAGGCTATAATGGGTATGGATCTGGAGGTTAAAGATATTGCTGTACATGGAAATAAAAACTCCTTCatctggaaaggcttccttcATCCCCTATTCCCTCCACCTCTAGATCAGTAGGGATCTTGCAGTGTTACAGCTTCTTGTCCTAAACTTTCATCTCTTTTTGCCCAGCAGGGAAAATGGGGAACAGCACCACTGTCACTGAGATCATTCTTCTGGGACTCACAGATGCCTGTGAATTCCAAATGCTGATCTTTGTGGGGCTCCTCCTGACCTACCTGATCACACTGCTAGGGAACCTCCTCATCATTGTCGTCACCCTGATGGACCATCGCCTTCACACCCCCATGTACTACTTCCTTAGAAACTTTGCTGTTCTGGAGATCTGGTTCACTTCTGTCATCTTTCCCAAGATGCTGAACAATATTCTAACAGGGAGTAAGACCATCTCCTTATTGGGATGCTTCCTGCAGTGTTTCCTTTACTTCTTCCTAGGAACTACAGAATTCCTCCTCCTGGCTGTGATGTCCTTTGATAGGTATGTGGCCATCTGTAACCCCTTGCGTTATGCCACCATCATGAACAGAAGGGTCTGTGTGCAGCTGGTGCTGTCCTCATGGGTGGGAGGTTTCCTTCTCATCATTGTCCCAAGCTGCCTCACATTTCAGCAGCCTTTCTGTGGCCCCAATGTCATTAATCACTTTTTCTGTGATAATTTCCCATTGCTAGAGCTTATATGTGCAGACACAAGCCTCATGGAATTGATAGGCTTTATGGGAGCTAATGTCAGTCTGCTGGGCACCTTATCTGTCACTGCTTCCTGTTATGGCCACATCCTCTACACAATATTGCGCATCCCTTCAGccaaggagagacagaaagcCTTCTCCACTTGTTCCTCCCACATCATTGTGGTATCCCTTTTTTATGGCAGCTGCATCTTTATGTATGTCAGGGCAGGTAAAGGCAGTGAAGGGGAAGACCTGAACAAGGTGGTGGCCATCCTCAACACTGTGGTGACCCCAATGCTCAACCCTTTCATCTACACCCTGAGGAACAAACAGGTGAAACTGGTGATTAGGGAAAAGGTGGGCAAGTGGATCTCTCAGGCTTGAGCTGGAGCTGCAGAGCAGGGAGAGTTCTCCATAGGAGGCAAAGGCTCTTGAAGTTCCCTGAGAAGACTGTTCTTGGGGTCATCTTGGCTATCAacccagatttttttcccttcctctcctccctggaATGTGTTGTGAACAAAGTTCCTGTCCTCTTCTCAGTGCTTTGTTCCCAACCATCCCAAAGGAATCAAACCACAGTGCTCTATTGCCCTGCTCACATCATGGGAACCCGGTGATTATTCAGTTTTTCTAGTTAAGGAATCAGAGAAAACAAGGGGGTCAGCACCACTCTGGTGGCAGGTCTTTCCTGGTATCTAGTTCCTGACCCATGCTTGCATGCAAGTGATAGTTCCTGTCACTCATAGTTCATCATTCATTTATAACAAACCCAGGTGCTATTCTTGCTGGGATAACATCtacttaaaatgataaaaattatcaCCCAAAGCCCTTTTATTACACTGTTGTATAAAGC is drawn from Dromiciops gliroides isolate mDroGli1 chromosome 2, mDroGli1.pri, whole genome shotgun sequence and contains these coding sequences:
- the LOC122738809 gene encoding olfactory receptor 49-like is translated as MGNSTTVTEIILLGLTDACEFQMLIFVGLLLTYLITLLGNLLIIVVTLMDHRLHTPMYYFLRNFAVLEIWFTSVIFPKMLNNILTGSKTISLLGCFLQCFLYFFLGTTEFLLLAVMSFDRYVAICNPLRYATIMNRRVCVQLVLSSWVGGFLLIIVPSCLTFQQPFCGPNVINHFFCDNFPLLELICADTSLMELIGFMGANVSLLGTLSVTASCYGHILYTILRIPSAKERQKAFSTCSSHIIVVSLFYGSCIFMYVRAGKGSEGEDLNKVVAILNTVVTPMLNPFIYTLRNKQVKLVIREKVGKWISQA